In a single window of the Natronosalvus caseinilyticus genome:
- a CDS encoding DUF1850 domain-containing protein: MFTGHRRRRTLVGIVVVVALVVGSVAAASSLDPDPERTLVVQDADSGETLLERPVENGERVTLAYTHSVEKTPVEDVYAVDGDQLRMTEMRFQSHGAGLPADESMELTDGWFVVERTSTYSQLRVAPGSIAGHELLVGEDRYDLVAMSDGPVVIVVDEDEPGALEGLLAFSAPAEVAQDRLLGDEDRSSGTVVTHINMGLSH; the protein is encoded by the coding sequence GTGTTCACTGGTCACCGCCGTCGCCGAACGCTCGTCGGTATCGTCGTCGTCGTCGCCCTCGTCGTCGGGAGCGTCGCGGCCGCCTCGAGTCTCGATCCGGATCCCGAACGAACCCTCGTCGTCCAGGATGCCGACTCGGGCGAGACGCTCCTCGAGCGACCGGTCGAAAACGGCGAGCGGGTAACGCTGGCGTACACCCACAGCGTCGAGAAGACGCCGGTCGAGGACGTCTACGCCGTCGACGGCGATCAGTTGCGGATGACGGAGATGCGATTCCAGTCTCACGGCGCGGGGTTGCCTGCCGACGAGTCGATGGAACTAACCGACGGCTGGTTCGTCGTCGAGCGAACCTCAACGTACAGTCAGCTGCGGGTTGCCCCCGGCTCCATCGCCGGTCACGAACTACTCGTCGGCGAGGATCGGTACGACCTCGTGGCGATGTCGGACGGGCCGGTCGTCATCGTCGTCGACGAGGACGAACCGGGAGCGCTCGAGGGACTGCTGGCGTTTTCAGCGCCGGCAGAAGTGGCACAGGACAGACTATTGGGCGACGAGGACCGCTCGAGCGGTACTGTCGTTACCCACATAAATATGGGCCTCTCCCACTGA
- a CDS encoding TAXI family TRAP transporter solute-binding subunit: MARKFNRRDFIAVTGATGIAGIAGCIGEDAEDPGNGNGNGNGNETGNGNGNETGNGDDNETEDGNGNGDDEEEIGEAEPDEGGEVLSWHAGGTGGTYYPLSGEVKSIVEENTPHGLQVQSTGASVENVGSLAREEAEFALIQNDVAYFAFNGTGIEDFEGEPVESIRGVATLYPETIHIVTQADSGIESVEDLEGATINTGDAGSGTQVNANQILESAGISDFSEQNTDFATATDQIRDGDVDAAVIVGGWPVGSVEELASSSDISLVSVDGDVREQVKSDAEWMADDTIPGGTYDGVDEDTETVSVQAMIATHEGVDEGIVEEVTTAIFDNTDSFTIKADFISADTAQDGMPIDLHPGASAYFGE; encoded by the coding sequence ATGGCGCGAAAGTTCAATCGACGCGACTTCATCGCAGTGACTGGTGCAACAGGAATTGCAGGTATCGCCGGGTGCATCGGCGAGGACGCCGAGGATCCCGGAAACGGCAATGGGAACGGAAACGGCAACGAAACCGGCAACGGAAACGGCAACGAAACCGGCAACGGCGACGATAACGAAACCGAAGACGGCAATGGCAACGGCGACGACGAAGAGGAAATCGGCGAGGCCGAACCGGACGAGGGCGGAGAAGTCCTCTCCTGGCACGCCGGCGGCACCGGCGGCACGTACTACCCGCTCTCCGGCGAGGTCAAGTCCATCGTCGAGGAGAACACGCCCCACGGCCTCCAGGTCCAGTCGACCGGCGCCAGCGTCGAGAACGTCGGCAGCCTCGCCCGCGAGGAAGCCGAGTTCGCGCTGATCCAGAACGACGTCGCCTACTTCGCGTTCAACGGGACCGGCATCGAGGACTTCGAGGGCGAACCCGTCGAGAGCATTCGCGGGGTCGCGACGCTCTACCCCGAAACGATCCACATCGTCACCCAGGCCGACTCGGGCATCGAGTCCGTCGAGGACCTCGAGGGGGCGACGATCAACACCGGCGACGCCGGCAGTGGGACGCAGGTCAACGCGAACCAGATCCTCGAGTCGGCGGGCATCTCTGACTTCAGCGAGCAGAACACCGACTTCGCGACGGCGACCGACCAGATCCGTGACGGCGACGTCGACGCCGCCGTCATCGTCGGCGGGTGGCCCGTCGGCTCGGTCGAGGAACTCGCCTCCTCGAGCGACATCTCGCTCGTGTCCGTCGACGGCGACGTGCGCGAACAGGTCAAGAGCGACGCCGAGTGGATGGCCGACGACACCATCCCCGGTGGCACCTACGACGGCGTCGACGAGGACACCGAGACCGTCTCGGTCCAGGCGATGATAGCCACTCACGAAGGCGTCGACGAGGGCATCGTCGAGGAGGTAACGACCGCCATCTTCGACAATACGGACTCCTTTACGATCAAGGCCGACTTCATCAGCGCCGACACCGCCCAGGACGGGATGCCGATCGACCTCCATCCGGGCGCGTCCGCGTACTTCGGCGAGTAA